A region from the Phycisphaerales bacterium genome encodes:
- a CDS encoding EamA family transporter, which produces MRAILFAVLAGLSWGVGELFTKSVLKTGQVGPMGVLLVRALVTVPLAIAAFVIATRVMHAETQADFWKTAESLTLRKLALGSAVFAGFLGVFFFYLALAQPGGDISRVKPIAFTLAPATAVLLGWLVLGESVSRVQWFGVAMVLGGVVLVTVGHKSGAGAATTQSSSGQSVRSLDPSARVDP; this is translated from the coding sequence ATGCGAGCGATTCTCTTTGCGGTTCTGGCTGGGCTTTCGTGGGGCGTGGGGGAGTTGTTCACCAAGAGCGTTCTGAAGACGGGGCAGGTCGGGCCGATGGGTGTGCTGCTGGTGCGGGCACTGGTGACGGTGCCTTTGGCGATCGCGGCGTTTGTGATCGCGACGCGGGTGATGCATGCCGAGACGCAGGCTGATTTCTGGAAGACGGCCGAGTCGCTCACGCTGCGCAAACTCGCGCTCGGGTCGGCGGTCTTCGCGGGGTTCCTGGGAGTGTTCTTTTTCTACCTCGCTCTGGCCCAGCCGGGCGGGGACATCTCGCGGGTGAAGCCGATCGCGTTCACGCTGGCGCCGGCGACCGCCGTGCTGCTGGGGTGGCTGGTGCTCGGTGAGTCGGTGTCGCGAGTCCAGTGGTTCGGCGTCGCAATGGTTCTCGGGGGCGTGGTGCTGGTGACAGTGGGGCACAAGAGTGGGGCTGGTGCCGCCACCACGCAGAGTTCAAGCGGGCAATCCGTTCGGTCTTTGGACCCATCGGCGAGGGTTGACCCCTAG
- a CDS encoding DNA translocase FtsK 4TM domain-containing protein, protein MGQRLFLIALIGAWVFVVGSLIGFNAGDPPTHLVSPANNPVKNWCGGVGAWTAYHMIWVLGAGAYVLVGVVGIGLFWALVSEPGRGFWREIANVAVRALGLSLMVAAVASAQALLFPSSGPFPGLAGGKVGVVAMAELVQRFGTLGSGIIAMLALIVGAVVCLDQWIIALASWGWRVTRERGAPALAAGASTAGTMGVRAGAVAINAGGRSAGGLWKGFTSLFAGRKSRSPLLVRTDDLDDQRSLANGVGAPTRRRRGKSLDDLVSTIQGTDEVDEEETLDRDEIGEARVPHDLREVSVMADDSDEESHDDADGAEEASSDTAPAAKGTTTEELRAKIAKLPVVFGQKDKQIATDADLSGLRSQDGSEEEAGEQNAPAAAMAQRAQDENATPVPPAPPPKPYQFPGLDLLENPEENFNLKLEEYVREQAAALESALEQYRIDGNVVGIESGPVITLFDVRLAPGTKVAQIQAVSSDIARALKAINIRIVPNQAGRDTIGIEVPNAHKEKVRLKELMSQTDLTEKMRLPMFLGKDASGQPLIADLTQMPHMLIAGTTGSGKSVCMNTIIMSFLYTKKPSELKLVLVDPKMVEMSQFRDIPHLMCPVVTEMGKAAAILEWATVKMDERYELLAEAGCRDIASYNDLPFDELKERLGVTTPEQEAKVPRKLPYMVFIIDELADLMMTAKEVESHIIRIAQKARAVGIHLILATQRPQANVVTGLIKANMPCRIAFKVASGMDSRIVLDQKGGELLLGHGDMLFLSPRSSKLTRSQGTLVDDLEIRRVVRFMRDIAGPSFERQLLQIRRSEDGSGLGNLNDEDRILQSQNNSSASLAAAQEDPLFPRAVEIVLETRRGSVSLLQRRLAIGYTRASRLIDLMGIAGIISDHKGSVARDVLITIDDWETMKRLAKEQGGSLEADGPDKNARLFDDSSSGSDDAEAAMEDDSVEDEEEVEATIDDEHESAEIEDTDDSGSDDGDEESEEDADEEDGPEFVSEDEEYEYGEEEEETPLGRDRE, encoded by the coding sequence GTGGGCCAACGGCTGTTCCTGATCGCGCTCATTGGGGCGTGGGTCTTTGTCGTCGGGAGCCTGATCGGGTTCAATGCCGGTGATCCGCCGACGCATCTGGTCTCGCCCGCGAACAACCCGGTCAAGAACTGGTGCGGCGGCGTAGGGGCGTGGACCGCGTATCACATGATCTGGGTGCTTGGTGCCGGGGCGTATGTGCTTGTGGGAGTCGTGGGGATCGGGCTGTTCTGGGCGCTGGTCTCGGAGCCGGGGCGCGGGTTCTGGCGCGAGATCGCGAACGTGGCAGTGCGGGCGTTGGGATTGTCCTTGATGGTGGCGGCGGTGGCGTCGGCGCAGGCGCTGCTCTTCCCGAGTAGCGGGCCTTTCCCCGGGCTGGCCGGTGGCAAGGTCGGCGTGGTGGCGATGGCGGAGTTGGTGCAGCGGTTCGGCACTTTGGGCAGCGGGATCATCGCGATGCTGGCGCTCATCGTCGGCGCGGTCGTGTGCCTCGATCAGTGGATCATCGCGCTGGCCTCGTGGGGATGGCGTGTGACGCGCGAGCGCGGGGCGCCGGCGTTGGCGGCGGGCGCTTCGACAGCGGGGACGATGGGCGTCCGCGCGGGTGCGGTGGCGATCAATGCCGGTGGACGTAGCGCGGGCGGATTGTGGAAAGGCTTTACGAGTCTCTTCGCGGGGCGGAAGAGCCGCTCGCCGCTGCTGGTTCGCACGGATGATCTGGATGACCAGCGTTCGCTGGCGAATGGCGTGGGCGCGCCTACGCGACGCCGACGGGGCAAGTCGCTTGATGATCTCGTCTCGACGATCCAGGGCACGGACGAGGTGGATGAGGAAGAGACGCTCGACCGCGATGAGATCGGCGAGGCGCGAGTGCCGCACGATCTCCGTGAGGTGTCGGTTATGGCCGACGACTCCGACGAAGAGAGCCATGACGACGCCGATGGGGCCGAGGAAGCATCGAGCGATACGGCTCCCGCGGCCAAGGGGACGACGACGGAGGAACTCCGGGCGAAGATCGCGAAGTTGCCGGTGGTCTTCGGGCAGAAGGACAAGCAGATCGCGACGGATGCGGATCTGTCTGGGCTGAGGTCGCAGGACGGCTCTGAGGAAGAAGCGGGCGAGCAGAACGCGCCGGCTGCGGCGATGGCGCAGCGAGCGCAGGACGAGAATGCGACGCCGGTGCCTCCCGCGCCGCCGCCGAAGCCGTATCAGTTCCCAGGGCTGGATCTGCTGGAGAACCCGGAGGAGAACTTCAATCTGAAACTCGAGGAGTACGTCCGTGAGCAGGCGGCGGCCTTGGAGTCGGCGCTGGAGCAGTACCGCATCGATGGCAATGTCGTCGGCATCGAGTCTGGCCCGGTGATCACGCTGTTTGATGTACGTCTGGCGCCCGGGACGAAGGTGGCGCAGATCCAGGCCGTCAGCAGCGACATCGCGCGGGCGCTCAAGGCGATCAACATCCGCATCGTGCCGAACCAGGCCGGGCGCGACACCATTGGCATCGAGGTTCCCAACGCGCACAAGGAGAAGGTGCGTCTCAAGGAACTCATGAGCCAGACGGATCTGACGGAGAAGATGCGTCTGCCGATGTTCCTGGGGAAGGACGCGAGCGGGCAGCCGCTGATCGCGGACCTGACGCAGATGCCGCACATGCTGATCGCGGGCACGACAGGCTCTGGCAAGAGCGTGTGCATGAACACGATCATCATGAGTTTCCTGTACACGAAGAAGCCGAGCGAACTGAAACTCGTGCTGGTGGACCCGAAGATGGTCGAGATGTCGCAGTTCCGCGACATCCCGCACCTGATGTGCCCGGTCGTGACGGAGATGGGCAAGGCCGCGGCAATTCTCGAGTGGGCGACGGTGAAGATGGATGAGCGGTACGAGTTGCTCGCCGAGGCGGGATGCCGGGACATCGCCTCGTACAACGACCTTCCCTTCGACGAACTCAAGGAGCGGCTGGGCGTCACGACTCCCGAGCAGGAGGCGAAGGTCCCTCGCAAGTTGCCCTACATGGTCTTCATCATCGACGAACTCGCCGATCTCATGATGACGGCGAAGGAGGTCGAGAGCCACATCATCCGCATCGCGCAGAAGGCACGAGCGGTGGGAATTCACCTGATTCTGGCGACGCAGCGTCCGCAGGCGAACGTGGTGACGGGGCTGATCAAGGCGAATATGCCTTGTCGCATCGCGTTCAAGGTGGCGAGCGGGATGGACTCGCGGATCGTGCTCGACCAGAAGGGCGGCGAGTTGCTCTTGGGACATGGCGACATGCTCTTCCTCTCGCCGCGCTCGAGCAAACTCACGCGGTCGCAGGGGACGCTGGTGGACGATCTGGAGATCCGGCGCGTCGTGCGGTTCATGCGGGACATCGCCGGGCCTTCATTCGAGCGGCAACTGTTGCAGATTCGTCGCAGCGAGGACGGCTCGGGCCTGGGCAACCTCAACGACGAGGACCGCATCCTCCAGAGCCAGAACAACTCGTCGGCGTCGCTGGCGGCGGCGCAGGAGGATCCGCTCTTCCCGCGGGCCGTGGAGATCGTGCTGGAGACGCGTCGCGGGAGCGTGAGTTTGCTCCAGCGGCGGCTGGCGATCGGATACACACGGGCGAGCCGCCTGATCGACCTTATGGGGATCGCGGGGATCATCTCCGATCACAAGGGGTCGGTCGCGCGGGATGTGCTGATCACGATCGACGATTGGGAGACGATGAAGCGGTTGGCGAAGGAGCAGGGCGGTTCGCTCGAGGCCGACGGGCCCGACAAGAACGCGAGGCTCTTTGACGATTCATCCTCTGGTTCGGACGACGCCGAGGCGGCCATGGAAGACGATTCGGTTGAGGACGAGGAGGAAGTCGAGGCCACGATCGACGACGAACACGAATCGGCGGAGATCGAGGACACGGACGACTCCGGCTCGGATGATGGGGATGAGGAGTCGGAGGAGGACGCCGACGAGGAAGATGGGCCGGAGTTTGTCTCTGAGGACGAGGAGTACGAGTACGGCGAGGAGGAGGAGGAGACTCCTCTTGGGCGAGATCGAGAGTGA
- the rpsG gene encoding 30S ribosomal protein S7: MGRKSFTAAPTQLKPDPRHGDLVLSRFINCIMYDGKKSVAQRVVYDALENIQGKLAKETDPAAPKEAIDIFRMAIENVKPFVEVRSKRIGGANYQVPMQVNRKRQQSLAFRWILEAVRGERGRPVAARLADELYNAAKKEGKAMNTREQTHRMAEANRAFAHFAN, translated from the coding sequence ATGGGCCGCAAGAGTTTTACCGCCGCTCCCACGCAGTTGAAGCCAGATCCCCGTCACGGCGATTTGGTCCTCTCCCGCTTCATCAACTGCATCATGTACGACGGCAAGAAATCCGTCGCCCAGCGAGTCGTCTATGACGCGCTCGAGAACATCCAGGGCAAACTCGCCAAGGAGACCGACCCCGCCGCCCCCAAGGAGGCGATCGATATCTTCCGCATGGCGATCGAGAACGTGAAGCCCTTCGTCGAGGTGCGCAGCAAGCGCATCGGCGGTGCGAACTACCAGGTGCCGATGCAGGTCAACCGCAAGCGTCAGCAGTCGCTGGCCTTCCGCTGGATCCTCGAGGCCGTCCGCGGCGAGCGAGGCCGCCCCGTCGCCGCCCGACTTGCCGACGAGTTGTACAACGCGGCAAAGAAGGAAGGCAAGGCCATGAACACCCGCGAGCAGACGCACCGCATGGCCGAGGCCAACCGCGCCTTCGCCCACTTCGCGAACTGA